Sequence from the Corallococcus soli genome:
GCGCCCCCTCCGCTCCCCGAGGTTTGATGCTCTCGGGGTGCGGGGAGCGCGCCGTGGCCTACGGATGCTTCATCGCGGCGTGACCTTGAGCACCTTGCCGTTGGTGGCATCGGTGAGCAGGTAGAGGGCGCCCTCGGGGCCCTGCACCACCTCGCGGATGCGCGAGTCCATGTCCTTGAGGAGGTGCTCCTCGCCCACCACGCGGTCGTTCCGCACCATGAGCCGCACCAGCGCCTTGGAGGACAGGCCGCCGATGAACATATCGTTCCGCCACTCGGGGAACAGGGTCCCGGAGTAGATGGTCATCCCCGAGGGGGCAATCACCGGGTCCCAGTAGTACACGGGCTGCTCCATGCCCGGAGCCTGGGGACTGTCGTGGAGGGACGCGCCGGAGTAGTCCTCTCCATACCCGATGGTGGGCCAGCCGTAGTCCTTGCCTGCCTCGGGGCGGTTGACCTCGTCACCTCCGCGCGGCCCCATCTCCACCGTCCACAGCCGGTTCTGGCCGTCGAGCGCCGCGGACAGGACGTTGCGGTGACCCACCGACCAGATCTCCGGCTTCGCCTCCGGGGTCTTCAGGTAGGGGTTGTCCTGGGGCACGGAGCCGTCGGGGTTGATGCGGACCACCTTGCCGAAGTGGCTCTTCACGTCCTGGGCCTGGACACGGCCCGCGAGGATGGAGCGCTCCCCGAGCGTGACGAACAGCTTGCCGTCCGGGGTGAACACCATCCGTCCCCCGGAGTGCAGCGTCGACTCGAGCGTGGGCATCATGCGGAAGATGACCTGGACGTTCTCCACGCGAGGCTGCGCTCCATCCACGAGCCGCGCGCGCGCCACCGCCAGCCCGTTGCCGCCCTGGCGTGGCTCGGAATAGGTCCAGTAGATGAGCTGGCTCTGGGCGTAGTCCGGGCCCACCTCCACGTCGAGCAAGCCGCCCTGACCGCGTCCGTCCACGGCGGGCAGGCCGCTGACGGCGGGGGACTTCGCGCCCTGCTGCGTGACGATGTAGAGCGAGCCGGTGGGCTTCTCCGTCACCAGCATGCGCTGGTCAGGCAGGAAGGCGAGGGCCCAGGGGTTCCTGAAGCCTGACGCAATCTCAGTGACCTGGATGGGCGTCTTCGTCTGGATGGCGGGGACGCGCGTCTGCCCGGGGAAGGCCGGCTTGAACTCGGGCACGTTGGGCGGGCCCTGCGGAACCGGGGGACCGCTGGGGAGCGGATCTTCCGGAACGCCCGCGTCGTCTTCAGGGACGCCCGCGTCATCTTCAGGGAGGCCCGAGTCCTGTTGTGGAATGCCGGAGTCCTGCTGCGGGGAGCCCGCGTCCTGCTGCGGGACGCCCGAGTCCGGTGGCGTGGGTTCTGGATCCTCTTGGCAACCGACCAGCAGGGTGGCGACGATGAGGGGCAATGACAGGATGCGCATGTGACTCACTCCAGGGGGAAGGGGAGTGAACATCGCGCTCTTCGAATCGACAGGGAAGGACGCGTTACAGCCGGTGGCGGTGCTGGACATCGGACCGAGCACCCCCTGCTTCCGTGACTCTCCCCCCAACCCCGCGCTCAACAGCAGCGTGCTCTGCCATTGAGCCACCCTGGAAGGTGTTGCGTGACGACGTCGCCGGGAGCGGGCTTCGAGTTCTAGCGCAGCGCCGCGAGGGCCGCGCCGACCTTCGCCACCGTCACCGACACGGG
This genomic interval carries:
- a CDS encoding PQQ-dependent sugar dehydrogenase — its product is MRILSLPLIVATLLVGCQEDPEPTPPDSGVPQQDAGSPQQDSGIPQQDSGLPEDDAGVPEDDAGVPEDPLPSGPPVPQGPPNVPEFKPAFPGQTRVPAIQTKTPIQVTEIASGFRNPWALAFLPDQRMLVTEKPTGSLYIVTQQGAKSPAVSGLPAVDGRGQGGLLDVEVGPDYAQSQLIYWTYSEPRQGGNGLAVARARLVDGAQPRVENVQVIFRMMPTLESTLHSGGRMVFTPDGKLFVTLGERSILAGRVQAQDVKSHFGKVVRINPDGSVPQDNPYLKTPEAKPEIWSVGHRNVLSAALDGQNRLWTVEMGPRGGDEVNRPEAGKDYGWPTIGYGEDYSGASLHDSPQAPGMEQPVYYWDPVIAPSGMTIYSGTLFPEWRNDMFIGGLSSKALVRLMVRNDRVVGEEHLLKDMDSRIREVVQGPEGALYLLTDATNGKVLKVTPR